In Deferribacter autotrophicus, a single genomic region encodes these proteins:
- a CDS encoding cytochrome c3 family protein: MRKHVDILKKLVIKSLLISLLLIFTCTVYAKDIVIVYPNDGTIVNSDKIHIIGYVNVGKKLDIIIQDRVYKVNSFQKLKTKDGMKYVFMKRVLLNKGENNIRIVFKDIEKKVKVKYVTTTIAYRDKIKRKTYFHMDDNKSLCTSCHSFVEVKDCQICHSNKMNYKYVHGPVAAWQCFQCHDKNNYYSSKQPISSKCLQCHEEFQNSMFNAPYAHGPTVAGYCNICHDPHGSNRKYLLMDDVNNLCLNCHTDKKSGTHVLANFTSASHPTSGKLIPDTNEEISCISCHNPHYGQTRQLFQNNSKDFMSLCISCHKDKV, from the coding sequence ATGAGAAAGCATGTGGATATTTTGAAAAAGCTTGTGATAAAGAGTTTATTAATTAGTTTACTGCTGATTTTTACCTGTACTGTGTATGCTAAGGATATTGTAATCGTTTACCCCAATGATGGAACTATAGTTAATAGTGATAAAATTCATATAATTGGGTATGTTAATGTGGGCAAGAAATTGGATATTATAATTCAGGATAGAGTTTATAAAGTTAATAGTTTTCAGAAGTTAAAAACTAAGGATGGTATGAAATATGTTTTTATGAAAAGGGTTTTGCTAAATAAAGGTGAAAATAATATAAGAATTGTTTTTAAAGATATTGAAAAAAAAGTAAAAGTTAAATATGTGACGACTACTATAGCCTATAGAGATAAAATAAAGAGAAAGACTTATTTTCATATGGATGATAATAAATCGTTGTGTACGAGTTGTCATAGTTTTGTTGAGGTGAAAGATTGTCAGATATGTCATAGTAATAAAATGAACTATAAATATGTTCATGGGCCGGTGGCTGCTTGGCAGTGTTTTCAATGTCACGATAAAAATAATTATTATTCATCTAAACAACCTATTTCTAGTAAATGCTTACAATGTCATGAAGAATTTCAAAATTCAATGTTTAATGCACCATATGCACATGGACCTACAGTAGCAGGATATTGTAATATATGTCATGACCCACATGGTTCTAATAGAAAATATTTATTAATGGATGATGTGAATAATTTATGCTTAAATTGCCATACAGATAAAAAAAGTGGTACCCATGTACTTGCGAATTTTACTTCAGCTTCACATCCTACCAGTGGTAAATTAATTCCAGATACAAATGAAGAAATAAGTTGTATATCATGTCATAATCCACACTATGGACAAACTAGACAGCTTTTTCAGAATAACAGTAAAGATTTTATGTCTCTTTGTATTAGTTGTCATAAAGATAAGGTTTAG
- a CDS encoding sensor histidine kinase, giving the protein MKDRIDKIRKKFGEFPLTVKFLISSVLVIFFVLIVLNVLIYFDFKNFFIAVDRKDFEKRFKKSLFSATSYYVFRNNWNENMDFSPILNILSNEPNLIEVIIFSPEGKRLSVLYNKNLLKNKAKNEGLSKALSGEISYSIKKVFDVESFGDIKIPEGTEYVQEIYYPVVFGGEVKGVVEIYKDFSEIMSNIDSVRYRASVFSLFGFIIYVLLLYYIVRKIDEKEKALKEKVVYYEKLSILGQFASKMAHEIGTPMHVIMGNIDLIQDVYDDDFIKKRCDNIARQINKIQNIIRNYLYVSKKPEPSYESVRLKDLVSDILSDMSFMVSENISLEADVDDIVVFTDKGFVEQILYNFIKNSADSIGESDGRIKVKSKVDGDFVIIYVIDNGKGVDGKLKDKIFDPFFSTKKTGKGTGLGLAVCKELVEVLGGTIFCESKNGETIFGIKIPLKGKDA; this is encoded by the coding sequence TTGAAAGACAGAATAGATAAGATAAGAAAAAAGTTTGGTGAGTTTCCTTTAACTGTTAAGTTTTTAATTTCATCGGTTTTAGTAATATTTTTTGTATTGATAGTTTTAAATGTTTTGATTTATTTTGATTTTAAAAATTTTTTTATAGCAGTTGATAGAAAAGATTTTGAAAAGAGATTTAAAAAATCCTTATTTTCTGCTACTTCATATTATGTGTTTAGAAATAATTGGAATGAAAATATGGATTTTAGTCCGATACTTAACATTTTGAGTAATGAACCTAATTTAATTGAAGTTATTATTTTTTCCCCTGAAGGTAAAAGGCTGAGTGTTTTGTATAATAAAAATTTATTGAAAAATAAAGCGAAAAATGAAGGTTTGAGTAAAGCATTGTCTGGTGAAATAAGTTATTCTATCAAGAAAGTTTTTGATGTAGAAAGTTTTGGTGATATTAAAATACCTGAAGGCACAGAATATGTTCAAGAAATATATTATCCAGTTGTGTTTGGTGGTGAAGTAAAGGGGGTTGTGGAGATATATAAAGATTTTTCTGAGATTATGAGTAATATTGATAGTGTTCGTTATAGAGCAAGTGTTTTTTCGCTATTTGGTTTTATAATTTATGTGTTATTGTTGTATTATATAGTCAGAAAAATTGATGAAAAAGAAAAGGCTTTAAAAGAGAAAGTTGTGTATTATGAAAAGTTGTCAATATTGGGACAGTTTGCCTCAAAAATGGCACATGAAATTGGGACGCCAATGCATGTAATAATGGGTAACATTGATTTGATTCAAGATGTGTACGATGATGATTTTATTAAAAAGCGCTGTGATAATATTGCTAGACAGATTAATAAAATCCAAAATATTATTAGAAATTATCTTTATGTTTCAAAAAAGCCAGAGCCTTCTTATGAAAGTGTAAGATTAAAAGATTTGGTTTCTGATATTTTATCTGATATGAGTTTTATGGTGTCAGAAAATATTAGTCTTGAAGCTGATGTTGATGATATTGTTGTTTTTACAGATAAAGGTTTTGTAGAACAAATATTATACAATTTTATAAAAAATTCAGCTGATAGCATAGGTGAAAGTGATGGTAGAATTAAAGTGAAAAGTAAAGTTGATGGAGATTTTGTAATAATTTATGTGATTGATAATGGTAAGGGTGTTGATGGAAAATTAAAAGATAAAATTTTTGATCCTTTTTTTTCTACAAAAAAAACAGGAAAAGGGACAGGTTTGGGTCTTGCCGTATGTAAAGAGTTGGTTGAGGTTTTAGGAGGGACTATTTTTTGTGAAAGCAAGAATGGTGAAACAATTTTTGGTATAAAAATACCGTTGAAAGGTAAAGATGCTTAA
- a CDS encoding sigma-54-dependent transcriptional regulator, whose product MLKVLIVDDDKNSREVIKLALERIYEVEVALNGVHALELMKKNSYDVVICDYVMNEVDGIEVLKKMRKSGNNAVFILITAFGSSDTAIKAIQEGAFEYLSKPFKMSKLKQILAEIEKSLSEKKKEEAVETNKDFEDEQIIADSPVFLEVLKQMARIASSDVPVLITGESGVGKEVVAKSIHKYSKRKKGPFVAVNCNAIPPSLLESELFGYEKGAFTGADKSKPGYFEQAQKGTLFLDEIGDLEFDLQVKLLRVLQENCVRRVGGMKDIKLDVRYIFATNVDLEQKVAEGKFRADLYYRLKVAEIRVPPLRERTEDIIPLANYFIKKYNFYNREIRLSQGAERLLLKYRFPGNVRELENIIRASLIKARYTGVIMPGDLGLKEEHIKELNREEILDALKKAGNNRKKAAEILGISRATFYRLLKKFSIE is encoded by the coding sequence ATGCTTAAAGTTTTAATTGTTGATGATGATAAGAATTCAAGAGAAGTAATAAAACTTGCTCTTGAACGAATTTATGAAGTTGAGGTTGCTCTTAATGGTGTGCATGCATTGGAGTTGATGAAAAAAAACAGTTATGATGTAGTGATATGTGATTATGTAATGAATGAAGTGGATGGTATAGAAGTTCTTAAAAAGATGCGTAAATCTGGGAATAATGCAGTTTTTATACTGATTACGGCATTTGGCTCTAGTGATACAGCCATAAAAGCAATACAAGAGGGTGCTTTTGAATACCTCAGTAAACCTTTTAAAATGAGTAAATTAAAACAAATTTTGGCTGAAATTGAAAAAAGTCTTTCAGAGAAGAAGAAAGAGGAAGCTGTTGAAACGAATAAAGATTTTGAGGATGAGCAAATTATAGCTGATTCACCGGTCTTTTTGGAAGTTTTGAAACAAATGGCTAGAATAGCTTCATCTGATGTGCCTGTTTTAATTACAGGGGAAAGTGGAGTGGGAAAAGAAGTAGTTGCAAAAAGTATACATAAATATAGTAAAAGAAAAAAAGGCCCTTTTGTGGCTGTAAATTGCAATGCTATTCCACCATCGCTTCTTGAGTCAGAGCTTTTTGGTTATGAAAAAGGTGCTTTTACTGGAGCAGATAAAAGTAAGCCAGGTTATTTTGAACAGGCACAGAAGGGGACACTTTTTTTAGATGAAATAGGTGATTTAGAATTTGACTTACAGGTAAAACTTTTGAGGGTATTACAAGAAAATTGTGTTAGAAGAGTTGGTGGCATGAAGGATATTAAATTAGATGTCAGATATATTTTTGCTACTAATGTGGATTTAGAGCAAAAAGTTGCTGAAGGTAAATTTAGAGCAGATTTATATTACAGACTTAAAGTGGCAGAAATCAGAGTGCCTCCGTTAAGAGAGAGGACAGAAGATATTATTCCGTTAGCAAATTATTTCATTAAAAAATACAATTTTTATAACAGAGAGATTAGGTTAAGTCAGGGGGCTGAAAGATTGTTATTGAAATATAGGTTTCCAGGAAATGTTAGAGAGCTTGAGAATATTATCAGGGCAAGTTTGATAAAGGCTAGATATACAGGTGTTATTATGCCTGGTGACTTGGGATTAAAAGAAGAGCATATAAAAGAGTTGAATCGAGAAGAGATTTTAGATGCCTTAAAAAAGGCTGGAAATAATAGGAAAAAAGCTGCGGAAATTTTAGGTATAAGCCGAGCAACTTTTTATAGATTGTTGAAAAAATTTTCAATAGAGTAA